The segment aaactataaagtgtaacaAAGAATGggtttgctcatgaatgacatAGAGGAACGCGGAGAAGTAATGaatgtaaatccttgttggactcggagtagaattgaggatcgacatgaCACTAATTACTccatatatcattgctagagTAGGGGTTGCGTTTATTCCATGCATCTCATAGCTGATCACAACTAATTTGATGATGCAGCAtaacagctaagttgctctcctgCAAGACATTCTTTTAATTGTTCGGGGTGAGgacgttatttatttttattttttcaaacatgtgggtggatagtattattttcatctatggtaATGAAGCTTAAAGTGGTACCTTTGTCAACTCTCGACAGTGCGTATCTCAATAACAACTCGTATGGCAACACAAATTTTTGCCCAAAATATACCTTGTATGGTGGGCACTCGTATCTCAAGGTATAATTGTACTATACGAGCAAATAGTACGAAAAATATGATCATATATTACTAAGTTGTAGAATGTGGATACTTTTTgcttttggctcaattactcggAGGTGGTTTGACTCAGACACGTCAAAATGTAATAGAACATACCTGCTATTGGTGGAATCTATTTAAAGATGATACAAGTCATTAGTTTTttacaaattgcatttgaaactGCCTAATGTTGTAACTGTCCCTGCAAATAGGGACgagccaaaaataaaagaaatagagaaaattagactgatgataattattttaggCTTAAATAACTATTCCTTTTAAGATATGTACTTATTAACTTTCCATGAATTGTAGCAGATTAAGATATGTTATAGAAAACGGATCAGTATTAAAGAACAGAGAAATTCACTCTCACAATCCTCTTCAGGGCCCTTCCCtgtctaaaaaatatgtttgatgtgtggtataaatatataaaacaataaagaagaataaacaatgcgagaaaaattacaaactttGTTGCAACTATCCCCTCTGTAATGAGCGTTACGATATTCTCAAATTTATCTTCTATGAgtgagttttaaattttgataaaattatattaactgatTGCAAAAGAATCGATACTAATTCAATTGATATAAGTTCTAACTTACTTTTACTTACTTCATGACCCCTGTCAGAATGTTGAGTGGGGCCCTCATATATGAGGATAATCCCAAATCACCCTTCACAGACCCCTTTGATGATCCTATCAGCCACGGATAAGttgttggcgaggcgattcatcgatttgatGGCCCtcattgatcttcttctccaaattGGATAGGAACTCTACTAGCTTCCCTTTTAAATTGTGCCATCCACTTCCTATTTTTCTGGATAGGTATTTTCCTTCATTCTTCATTTGGGCCAGCTTGAAAACCAGACTCCTGGCGCACTTCACAATTTCCATAGTCCTCGTAACCTCAATCTAAGCATGTAGGAGATCTCAGATGCACTCCCTTTTGGGGTTTggctcactcatgatgatgagatggtgaaatgtttataatagcttatttatgcacaaagaatggctgaaccagaatgtcaaaaaataatcacaaaaccttCCTGTATtagtgagaaaataaacattaattaacagtccatgttttgctgccCCACCGTGtacatactatataaaaatgCTTATCGTTTTACTGGAATTCTTAGagatatttattcaagatttaACAATTGAAATGTTATCAATAcagtgatttttatttatattattgcatttgtactttaaatattcatgaataaGTCTACTAACAGTTCATCTTTACTTCACATTTCTCTACTTCATTAATAAATGGCACACACAATCCAACCCGTTTAAGGATCAACTCTTagtacaaattttcttttatagtggaaatttataaaattcctgaattagttataaataatagactgcatagtatataataaattcgATAAGACAGATTTTGTCGGTCCTGGCTTAAGCAGATTATAATgtactatataaaaatgtattaactgAATTTACGGAACTACAAGCTGATACACGCAACCTCTTACTTCATTATAAATGCCTCAGAAGAGGGGGAGGGGGATGAACATCTTCAATTTATGTAAGGTTTCTCCACGATAATCCGTAGTAAACACCTTTAAAAGTAAAAGCAGtgttaatatgttttattttcttcattctagGATTTCCTTTGGAATCCTCAACGTCTGCTCCATAAAACTACTCGCTTAGAAGATATTTATTCCTCCATGGATTTTAAATAGAGGGAATGTCTTCAAATGATTCaagtaagtttattttatatactataatcatttattgatttattctctacaaaatcaattaataattcagGATGACCCACTCGGACCTTTGCCGAAAAGAAgggattgataaaaatatgataatattattcataaaaaagaaagacataCTAACAATATGTAGTTGTTGAAAGtcactttgaatttttcacTGATTTGTCATACGTTATGGGTCATGAAGGTCAGACATAACTGACtacttatgaatttaaatattacgtTAAGGAGTCAGGTAACTACTTTTCATCCTATTCAATAGTATATACCTTTCTCTCTTACGAGAGAGCATAATCCCTGTGAAACATGttcaaagaaacaaacaaacatggaaaaatgaaaataagcaaCAACCCAAATGTCTAAGGATACttggataataattattatactgtACACGTCTATCAAACAACACATATTGTGTAAGGACACTAAAATAGCCTTACCAATAACGAAAGACCTGAAAAAGCAAGCACCTACTTACACACATAAATATCAACACACACGcccaaactttaaaaaaagtaatcatattagttattatgtAGTTGCTTTTGTGAAAGAGTCTAGGGTGTTCGGACTCAAAGACATACGTTTTCCGTGAGTGAATATTTACATAGGTTTCCGTTCATTACATAGTTTCCTCCCATAAAAGTCCGGATGGGAGAGTTTCTTGCCGGGAATACATTCtccatcattcattttttattttgttcaagagtaattcattttcaggTAAGATATACATTGGATATTTTATATGTGATTAAATCTACATCCTTAGGTTTTTGATAAATAGGCTAagcaaacttttatttattgtatatattatgtgcACAAGAAATAAAGGGTAatcagaatattaaaaaaaataatacttttctaTGCTTCTTTacactttattaataatatcaagcTTTTAATAGAGAGAATAAAGTAACTTTCCTTATTGTACAGTATACTACTCATTCTTTGGAAAATTAGGAAAGTTCCTTgagattatattcaaaaattgcagAATGTTTTACTTTAAACTATCATATCTTCCTCTATATGggcatatttgttttttatttaaaattacttatgtcaCGAATATATTTGATCGAAAACATTTTGCACCTAATTTTCTCAtgtattgtttcatttttacataaaaagagTCATTAAATGGGGAACTCCAACTCCTCCTCCAACCGTGGACGTCATGGAGATAGTAAAGGTCAACAAAAATCAGATAACGACTCCAAATCTGAATCCAAGCCGTCGGTTATACTCCCTACGGAACCTGGACGGCCAATTGTCAAACTAACAAAGATTAAGACTGATGACAGTGAATTAACTGATGAGATAACACTCAAATGGAAGGGCCCTTCTCGTCGTGGAAATGTCAAAATCCAGGGTTACTTGGTGGAAATGTGGGATCTGGGTATGAATGAATGGGTACGTGTTGTGGGAACAGATGATCCGGGTGTTACAGAATGTAGGCTCTCTAATATTCTATCAGGGATGTTATATCGCTTTCGAGTGAGTGCAGTGACGGACGCTGGGCTCTCATTACCCTCGCTTCCTTCAGAAGCTTTTGTAATCAATATTCCAGGTGTTAATATAGGTTGGTATTACTTGATATAATGCTCATTTTGCGTCTTAAttgtgataaatttatttacttcctaTAGCTCCCTATTGGGTAACAACCCCGAAtcataaatatgcatataaaatCCATGATACTCTTCACTTTAGGCTCGAAGCCCTTGGCACTCCTCACCCAAATTTCCACTGGTATAAGGAtgatgaacaaatatttttagcgGACGGAATTTCCATGGTGCATACACAAAATGCAACCGAACTTATTGTAGACAATCTTCAACCAGAGGATGTTGGTGTTTTAAGATGTTCTGCTGTTAACACTATAGGACGGATTAATTGGGAAACTAAAATTAACTTGATTTCACCTCCTGAATTTGATGTGGGAGGCTTGAGAAGAAAGTACCGATTTCGAGAGGATGAAATTATTCGAATTAAATGTCCTCTAATTTCTATCCCCAAACCGGATGTTAGAGTTTATCGaagagaaaatgaaatgaagataTTAATGGAATCAGGGTTCGTGTTGATTCAATCTATTGATAATAtcgtttttaaaattgaatctgCTTCTACAAAACACACCGGGATTTGGACTTTAGAAGCGGCCAATGAGCACGGAGTATcagatattgaattaaatataaaggtaGAATCAGTGCCTAAAATACCTTCACGTCCAACTGTGGAAGTGGGACTCACAGATGTTATGCTTTCGTGGGATCATGATACAGACAACAATAGTGCAGTTCGTTACCTAATTGAATATTATAGGGATCAATGGGCACTGTGGCTCAAGGCTAAGTATTCGAATACTTCAGAGAACATTCTTGTTTCTGATCTTATTCCTGGATCATATTATAAGTTCCGAGTGAAAGCCATAAACAACTCTGGAACGAGTGATCCAAGCGAAGTATCGGAAAGTGTAATGATACGTGGTCACGTTGAAGATATCGATGGAGATTTAGAGGATCTTGTTGATAAGGAGCCTTACTTTAGCCAATCCAACTCTCGTCGAAATAAGTTTAAAACAGAGTCTTTCCGGAGAAAGGCAAAATTTGCTTCTCTCTCTGaattatctgtcaaaaaaaaggaagataagGACGACTCAACAACTACTACTCAATCCCAGAAAGAGAGGCAAGCTTCGCTTGAGAGGGAAGTTTACTATGATAAAGATACAAGAAAAGAAGTCGTCACATATTTCAAACCCTCGGTCCATGAAAAGTATAATATGACACGGGATGAGAGTGATAGATATAAACGTAGTATGTCGGAGCTTTGCTCAAAGTTACTTCATATTTCTTCCCATTCACTTCAAAAGccaaattataatgataatagtaGACCTTCTAATCTTACTCAATCAACGGTAAGTATTATCATCAATAAATCAGTAATAGGTTTGGTCATGATCAAATAAGATGGGAGGTCAAATAAGTGTATTTCAGTTTTCGGCTCATAactttttgctttaaaatatgataaaatgtttaCATAAGCTATGGCCTATCAAACTgctcattaaatttattaaaatgattttatgtttttttgggCAAAGTACAATCTGTTAATGATACAGAACATTGATTCctgatgtttttaatattaatacaaacgTTTGTTATTTGTTTGATATTGTCTTCTACACAAAAGAGTAAgctttaaacataattaactttaactctCAGTTATTTTAGTGAAACAACATATG is part of the Lepeophtheirus salmonis chromosome 14, UVic_Lsal_1.4, whole genome shotgun sequence genome and harbors:
- the LOC121129300 gene encoding uncharacterized protein: MGNSNSSSNRGRHGDSKGQQKSDNDSKSESKPSVILPTEPGRPIVKLTKIKTDDSELTDEITLKWKGPSRRGNVKIQGYLVEMWDLGMNEWVRVVGTDDPGVTECRLSNILSGMLYRFRVSAVTDAGLSLPSLPSEAFVINIPGVNIAPYWVTTPNHKYAYKIHDTLHFRLEALGTPHPNFHWYKDDEQIFLADGISMVHTQNATELIVDNLQPEDVGVLRCSAVNTIGRINWETKINLISPPEFDVGGLRRKYRFREDEIIRIKCPLISIPKPDVRVYRRENEMKILMESGFVLIQSIDNIVFKIESASTKHTGIWTLEAANEHGVSDIELNIKVESVPKIPSRPTVEVGLTDVMLSWDHDTDNNSAVRYLIEYYRDQWALWLKAKYSNTSENILVSDLIPGSYYKFRVKAINNSGTSDPSEVSESVMIRGHVEDIDGDLEDLVDKEPYFSQSNSRRNKFKTESFRRKAKFASLSELSVKKKEDKDDSTTTTQSQKERQASLEREVYYDKDTRKEVVTYFKPSVHEKYNMTRDESDRYKRSMSELCSKLLHISSHSLQKPNYNDNSRPSNLTQSTFFQSKDQLHESNFLESFTNSNHHRYSLPDYPPGLEPPIPPPRRLKKKKRREKSAVEKRIERRNAHRSLSEIRGRISSLQNLLFSKKDETMRQRREEELSSKSLHSLSFFLEAEDKIRPAPKVISVQNLTGLLETHFLVDSDENIIDNMSEQMDINRSIESSQYNISSSKNPTDTEEDITLVQSTNDCTSRTLIPDDSNIDSDVSYSSIDLD